A genome region from Triticum aestivum cultivar Chinese Spring chromosome 2B, IWGSC CS RefSeq v2.1, whole genome shotgun sequence includes the following:
- the LOC123045240 gene encoding uncharacterized protein isoform X2: MRTRSMASKPEPVPSTHGTAAPAPPPASVSAPTHGTAVPAPPPASVSAPTQGTAAPAPAPASVSASTHRTAAPAPPPASVSAPTRCATVQRCVALLDWWPVRGQGGKIRVAGYIDNVENNRAGRVFSSGSITMRHADGTLETADHKIVLTRGPLNIEQMHWNGFSREVTEQFRLGFPIQWEKYANSNIKQANEHTLSPAKSTEYCVEKFLRSSFANSMEHTLTDFDFRTSKESTGNTDGPGLPNYVKPRIQEPSGTSGGYDNSVSNMASSEGLCNDRMGTPDESFEDPGPGETCNGQASRADNSHEDIQTDASGQRIVTHSVDSALVNNDIDKIVEERGPSKLGNSSVCPGTEHVLEVLNQGVSPEHGSLQCSRRLRSGKVYGMSNGASLKRGYSKRKTMQHETLSMKVIPTEETTPPAGPTCHKKGGSVAQVTALDKLQSHDSGRKGRGRPRKKARR; the protein is encoded by the exons ATGAGGACACGGAGCATGGCGTCCAAACCCGAACCAGTCCCCTCCACCCACGGGACGGCGGCTCCTGCCCCACCGCCGGCCTCCGTGAGTGCCCCCACCCACGGGACGGCGGTTCCTGCCCCACCGCCGGCCTCCGTGAGTGCCCCCACCCAAGGGACGGCGGCTCCTGCCCCAGCGCCGGCCTCCGTGAGTGCCTCCACCCACCGGACGGCGGCTCCTGCCCCACCGCCGGCCTCCGTGAGTGCCCCCACTCGCTGTGCCACCGTGCAGAGATGC GTTGCGCTCCTTGACTGGTGGCCGGTGAGGGGTCAAGGCGGCAAGATCCGTGTTGCCGGGTACATCGACAACGTCGAGAA CAATCGAGCAGGTCGAGTATTCAGTTCTGGTTCCATTACGATGCGGCATGCTGATGGTACTCTTGAGACTGCAGATCACAAAATTGTATTAACCAGGGGTCCATTAAATATCGAACAGATGCATTGGAATGGATTTTCTCGTGAG GTTACGGAACAGTTCAGGCTTGGTTTTCCTATTCAATGGGAGAAATATGCTAATTCTAACATAAAACAGGCGAATGAACACACACTATCTCCAGCAAAATCAACTGAATATTGTGTAGAGAAGTTCTTGCGCAGCAGCTTTGCCAATTCAATGGAACATACTTTGACAGACTTTGATTTCAGAACATCTAAAGAGTCTACTGGTAATACAGATGGACCTGGGCTTCCAAACTATGTAAAACCAAGAATTCAGGAACCTTCTGGCACTAGTGGTGGTTATGATAACTCAGTGAGCAACATGGCTTCATCTGAGGGATTATGTAATGATAGGATGGGTACGCCTGATGAATCTTTTGAAGATCCTGGACCTGGAGAAACATGTAATGGTCAAGCATCTAGAGCAGATAATTCACATGAAGATATACAGACAGATGCAAGTGGGCAGAGAATTGTTACTCACTCCGTGGACTCTGCTTTAGTTAATAATGATATAGATAAAATAGTAGAAGAACGTGGACCTTCCAAGTTGGGCAACAGCTCAGTGTGTCCTGGAACAGAGCATGTGTTAGAAGTACTAAACCAAGGGGTGAGTCCAGAGCATGGAAGTCTTCAGTGTTCAAGAAGACTACGGAGCGGCAAAGTGTACGGAATGTCTAATGGTGCTTCATTGAAGAGGGGGTACTCCAAGAGGAAGACAATGCAGCACGAAACATTGAGTATGAAGGTGATACCAACTGAAGAGACAACACCCCCTGCCGGtccgacttgtcacaaaaag GGTGGCTCAGTTGCTCAAGTCACTGCTTTGGATAAGCTTCAATCACATGATTCGGGTCGTAAAG GACGTGGAAGACCTAGAAAGAAGGCGAGGAGGTAA
- the LOC123045240 gene encoding uncharacterized protein isoform X3, with protein sequence MRTRSMASKPEPVPSTHGTAAPAPPPASVSAPTHGTAVPAPPPASVSAPTQGTAAPAPAPASVSASTHRTAAPAPPPASVALLDWWPVRGQGGKIRVAGYIDNVENNRAGRVFSSGSITMRHADGTLETADHKIVLTRGPLNIEQMHWNGFSREVTEQFRLGFPIQWEKYANSNIKQANEHTLSPAKSTEYCVEKFLRSSFANSMEHTLTDFDFRTSKESTGNTDGPGLPNYVKPRIQEPSGTSGGYDNSVSNMASSEGLCNDRMGTPDESFEDPGPGETCNGQASRADNSHEDIQTDASGQRIVTHSVDSALVNNDIDKIVEERGPSKLGNSSVCPGTEHVLEVLNQGVSPEHGSLQCSRRLRSGKVYGMSNGASLKRGYSKRKTMQHETLSMKVIPTEETTPPAGPTCHKKDVEDLERRRGGNIRHGAVKTGATFCAQIRIWISHQT encoded by the exons ATGAGGACACGGAGCATGGCGTCCAAACCCGAACCAGTCCCCTCCACCCACGGGACGGCGGCTCCTGCCCCACCGCCGGCCTCCGTGAGTGCCCCCACCCACGGGACGGCGGTTCCTGCCCCACCGCCGGCCTCCGTGAGTGCCCCCACCCAAGGGACGGCGGCTCCTGCCCCAGCGCCGGCCTCCGTGAGTGCCTCCACCCACCGGACGGCGGCTCCTGCCCCACCGCCGGCCTCC GTTGCGCTCCTTGACTGGTGGCCGGTGAGGGGTCAAGGCGGCAAGATCCGTGTTGCCGGGTACATCGACAACGTCGAGAA CAATCGAGCAGGTCGAGTATTCAGTTCTGGTTCCATTACGATGCGGCATGCTGATGGTACTCTTGAGACTGCAGATCACAAAATTGTATTAACCAGGGGTCCATTAAATATCGAACAGATGCATTGGAATGGATTTTCTCGTGAG GTTACGGAACAGTTCAGGCTTGGTTTTCCTATTCAATGGGAGAAATATGCTAATTCTAACATAAAACAGGCGAATGAACACACACTATCTCCAGCAAAATCAACTGAATATTGTGTAGAGAAGTTCTTGCGCAGCAGCTTTGCCAATTCAATGGAACATACTTTGACAGACTTTGATTTCAGAACATCTAAAGAGTCTACTGGTAATACAGATGGACCTGGGCTTCCAAACTATGTAAAACCAAGAATTCAGGAACCTTCTGGCACTAGTGGTGGTTATGATAACTCAGTGAGCAACATGGCTTCATCTGAGGGATTATGTAATGATAGGATGGGTACGCCTGATGAATCTTTTGAAGATCCTGGACCTGGAGAAACATGTAATGGTCAAGCATCTAGAGCAGATAATTCACATGAAGATATACAGACAGATGCAAGTGGGCAGAGAATTGTTACTCACTCCGTGGACTCTGCTTTAGTTAATAATGATATAGATAAAATAGTAGAAGAACGTGGACCTTCCAAGTTGGGCAACAGCTCAGTGTGTCCTGGAACAGAGCATGTGTTAGAAGTACTAAACCAAGGGGTGAGTCCAGAGCATGGAAGTCTTCAGTGTTCAAGAAGACTACGGAGCGGCAAAGTGTACGGAATGTCTAATGGTGCTTCATTGAAGAGGGGGTACTCCAAGAGGAAGACAATGCAGCACGAAACATTGAGTATGAAGGTGATACCAACTGAAGAGACAACACCCCCTGCCGGtccgacttgtcacaaaaag GACGTGGAAGACCTAGAAAGAAGGCGAGGAGGTAACATTCGGCACGGTGCGGTGAAAACCGGAGCAACATTTTGTGCTCAAATCCGGATATGGAtatctcatcaaacatag
- the LOC123045240 gene encoding uncharacterized protein isoform X1, with protein sequence MRTRSMASKPEPVPSTHGTAAPAPPPASVSAPTHGTAVPAPPPASVSAPTQGTAAPAPAPASVSASTHRTAAPAPPPASVSAPTRCATVQRCVALLDWWPVRGQGGKIRVAGYIDNVENNRAGRVFSSGSITMRHADGTLETADHKIVLTRGPLNIEQMHWNGFSREVTEQFRLGFPIQWEKYANSNIKQANEHTLSPAKSTEYCVEKFLRSSFANSMEHTLTDFDFRTSKESTGNTDGPGLPNYVKPRIQEPSGTSGGYDNSVSNMASSEGLCNDRMGTPDESFEDPGPGETCNGQASRADNSHEDIQTDASGQRIVTHSVDSALVNNDIDKIVEERGPSKLGNSSVCPGTEHVLEVLNQGVSPEHGSLQCSRRLRSGKVYGMSNGASLKRGYSKRKTMQHETLSMKVIPTEETTPPAGPTCHKKDVEDLERRRGGNIRHGAVKTGATFCAQIRIWISHQT encoded by the exons ATGAGGACACGGAGCATGGCGTCCAAACCCGAACCAGTCCCCTCCACCCACGGGACGGCGGCTCCTGCCCCACCGCCGGCCTCCGTGAGTGCCCCCACCCACGGGACGGCGGTTCCTGCCCCACCGCCGGCCTCCGTGAGTGCCCCCACCCAAGGGACGGCGGCTCCTGCCCCAGCGCCGGCCTCCGTGAGTGCCTCCACCCACCGGACGGCGGCTCCTGCCCCACCGCCGGCCTCCGTGAGTGCCCCCACTCGCTGTGCCACCGTGCAGAGATGC GTTGCGCTCCTTGACTGGTGGCCGGTGAGGGGTCAAGGCGGCAAGATCCGTGTTGCCGGGTACATCGACAACGTCGAGAA CAATCGAGCAGGTCGAGTATTCAGTTCTGGTTCCATTACGATGCGGCATGCTGATGGTACTCTTGAGACTGCAGATCACAAAATTGTATTAACCAGGGGTCCATTAAATATCGAACAGATGCATTGGAATGGATTTTCTCGTGAG GTTACGGAACAGTTCAGGCTTGGTTTTCCTATTCAATGGGAGAAATATGCTAATTCTAACATAAAACAGGCGAATGAACACACACTATCTCCAGCAAAATCAACTGAATATTGTGTAGAGAAGTTCTTGCGCAGCAGCTTTGCCAATTCAATGGAACATACTTTGACAGACTTTGATTTCAGAACATCTAAAGAGTCTACTGGTAATACAGATGGACCTGGGCTTCCAAACTATGTAAAACCAAGAATTCAGGAACCTTCTGGCACTAGTGGTGGTTATGATAACTCAGTGAGCAACATGGCTTCATCTGAGGGATTATGTAATGATAGGATGGGTACGCCTGATGAATCTTTTGAAGATCCTGGACCTGGAGAAACATGTAATGGTCAAGCATCTAGAGCAGATAATTCACATGAAGATATACAGACAGATGCAAGTGGGCAGAGAATTGTTACTCACTCCGTGGACTCTGCTTTAGTTAATAATGATATAGATAAAATAGTAGAAGAACGTGGACCTTCCAAGTTGGGCAACAGCTCAGTGTGTCCTGGAACAGAGCATGTGTTAGAAGTACTAAACCAAGGGGTGAGTCCAGAGCATGGAAGTCTTCAGTGTTCAAGAAGACTACGGAGCGGCAAAGTGTACGGAATGTCTAATGGTGCTTCATTGAAGAGGGGGTACTCCAAGAGGAAGACAATGCAGCACGAAACATTGAGTATGAAGGTGATACCAACTGAAGAGACAACACCCCCTGCCGGtccgacttgtcacaaaaag GACGTGGAAGACCTAGAAAGAAGGCGAGGAGGTAACATTCGGCACGGTGCGGTGAAAACCGGAGCAACATTTTGTGCTCAAATCCGGATATGGAtatctcatcaaacatag